DNA sequence from the Lycium barbarum isolate Lr01 chromosome 5, ASM1917538v2, whole genome shotgun sequence genome:
TTGTGTAATTGTTTTACACTATCAACATATATAAAAGTTACTCTTTAAAATAAGCAAACAattgaatatataaataaaaaaagttCATAATAAtagatttttttgttgttgctagAGTTAATAATAGATTACCTGCTGAAGGAATCCAGCATTTTGGTCTTTGTTTTGTTCAGCTGACTCACTTGCTCTTTGGGTAGCATTTTCAGCCTTGTCAACAGCAGAATTTGCTATACCTTTAGCAGAATCTACCCACTGCTCAGTGTTGGCCTATTTTTAAAtagattgttaaaaaaaaaaaaaaatactacaagaaaaatacAAATTTGTGATAGAAAATTTATGATGGACAAATTTGTCATAAGTTCTGATTAAGTTGTGATAATTGTATAATGGAACTCATCATTGTGAACGTAATTTGTGACGGACTTGATCATCTATCACAATTTAGCTACAAATTTGTGATGAAAATGACAATTTGTCACAATTCTATCAAACGAAAATGTGGGTCCATTACAATTTTGCCTCAAATTTGTGACATGCATATTCGTCCATCATAGTAATATTTTCACTAgataattttttctttttgaaaaaatATCTAGTTTATGAAGGACATAAGAATCCGTTAACAAAATTGTGACGGAAATAGAGATCTTGTCACAAATTTTTTAACGATGCTAATTTTAATTAAATTATAATATTTCGTATAAAAATTGAATGAGTATCAACAATTACTAATTGTTAGTATCTTGAATACAGAGTATACAAAGAAAGAATTGCCCCCAGGATTTTGATCTAATGGTAAAAGTGTGCTCTCGATTAGACGTACATTAGGGGTTAAAACTTTTGTTATAAACAAAAGTTTGATATTCAAGTGGAGAAAAGTCAAATGACTGGCCTATTATCTGTCGATTTCGATCCGTGTGCCACTGATCCTGAATGATTTCTCGattataaaagaaaaacaaaggaaGAGAGTACAGTCTTTTCTACCTGAGCTTGGCCATGGGATTCACCAGCATTGTATTGAGCACTTGCCATCTTAATTTATAGATCTTTTAAGAAAGTATATATATGGTAATTTAGAAAATTTGTTCTTTTTTTAACTTGGTATCTAATATTATGAAAACTTGTATGATTTAAGGGATCAATAAATAGAGAGGTTATAGTTAACAGTTGATTGATAATGCATGTGTTGCTGCTTTTGACCCTCCTTCATATGGATATATTTGTTTATTCTTCCACACAACATGTTCATCCATGCAAATTTTTTCTAATGTCTTtgataaattattatatttctgtttttgtatttgATTTCTGTTActatttaatactccctccgtatcataataagtggtgtttttagtTTAGGCACACCCTTAAGAAATTGTTCACTCTTAGAAAATTAGGATTGTGTTTACTAACTTACCCGTAATCAATGGCTAGAAAAAGAAAAGctacttaatgattcttgattgtgTAAATAAGAGtaattttggaagaataagatcaatttattcttgaaattttaaaacat
Encoded proteins:
- the LOC132642250 gene encoding late embryogenesis abundant protein 1-like, producing MASAQYNAGESHGQAQANTEQWVDSAKGIANSAVDKAENATQRASESAEQNKDQNAGFLQQKGEQMMHMAQGAIDGVKNTLGMGSEKK